A single region of the Gossypium arboreum isolate Shixiya-1 chromosome 12, ASM2569848v2, whole genome shotgun sequence genome encodes:
- the LOC108477096 gene encoding cell wall protein RBR3 isoform X1: protein MDSDSINRKSKNSSKRVKFKDENGNSKHSSEDSGSSNDSDALSEILNSIEGTKSNGNSGIIKGSGNKNDVEIHKGPKDESGRSNRSEVAQGEIDRSKGDMSTENISSPTSSSSSSLSSPSSGSSTDDKSQADTQESGISGLTSGKSSSILKRTQNGSAGSTSNSQVPIVAQESALTQSPPIQVMDRGVEEYDPYRIPSAVFSVSKSSAPMDWSLASNDSLFSIKVGSTSFARDLIQNKETARGVEKPGEVKALIPFPAVAPTYTENFEFDKSKETVVSDDAVKDKTALTAEEPIVDKSLSIAPWNQPNISESRIGQCSFDFPVKNKSKKKCAWPSCSCSGCSWAFCYCSNYSCALCYCWNCSLKRFCCCCSDSEDESNVSEEEKVQQKLQEKPNVSKKEKVQQKQQEKPLASALKSKSACSNCWNCSLKRFCCCCSDSEDESNVSEEEKVQEKLQEKPNVSKKEVKQKQEEKPLASALKSKSACSNCCNCSLKRFCCCCSDSEDESNVSEEEKVQQKQQEKPLASALKSKSACSNCCSWFPSCRWRWCCSFNRCKGKCCC, encoded by the exons ATGGACTCTGATAGCATCAATAGAAAGAGTAAGAATTCAAGCAAACGTGTAAAATTTAAGGATGAAAATGGAAACAGTAAGCATTCAAGTGAAGATAGTGGAAGCAGTAATGATTCAGATGCCCTTTCAGAGATCCTAAATAGTATTGAAGGAACTAAAAGTAATGGCAATTCTGGAATTATTAAGGGCTCAGGAAACAAAAATGATGTTGAAATACACAAAGGGCCAAAAGATGAAAGTGGAAGAAGTAATCGATCAGAAGTAGCTCAAGGGGAGATTGATAGGTCTAAAGGTGATATGTCAACTGAAAATATTAGCTCGCCGACATCTTCGTCTTCATCATCATTGTCTTCACCTTCATCTGGTTCATCTACCGATGATAAGTCTCAAGCAGATACACAAGAATCAGGCATATCAGGATTAACTTCTGGCAAGAGCTCTTCCATATTAAAACGAACTCAAAATGGATCTGCAGGTTCAACATCTAATTCCCAAGTTCCCATTGTTGCACAAGAATCAGCATTGACACAATCCCCTCCAATCCAAGTAATGGATAGAGGGGTTGAAGAGTATGATCCGTATAGGATTCCGTCTGCTGTATTTTCTGTAAGTAAATCATCAGCACCTATGGATTGGAGTCTTGCTTCTAATGACTCATTGTTTAGCATTAAAGTAGGGAGCACTAGTTTCGCCAGAGATCTAATTCAAAACAAGGAAACTGCCCGTGGTGTGGAAAAGCCAGGTGAAGTTAAGGCATTAATTCCATTCCCTGCTGTTGCTCCAACGTACACAGAGAATTTTGAATTTGACAAAAGCAAGGAAACTGTGGTTTCAGATGATGCTGTTAAGGATAAAACAGCCCTTACTGCTGAAGAACCAATTGTTGACAAGTCACTGTCAATTGCGCCCTGGAATCAGCCCAATATTTCTGAAAGTAGAATTGGTCAATGCTCCTTTGACTTTCCAGT AAAAAACAAAAGCAAGAAGAAGTGTGCATGGCCATCATGCTCCTGTTCTGGTTGTAGCTGGGCTTTCTGCTACTGTTCTAATTATAGCTGCGCGTTGTGCTACTGTTGGAACTGCAGCTTGAAAAGATTCTGCTGTTGTTGTTCAGA TTCAGAAGATGAAAGTAATGTTTCAGAGGAAGAAAAAGTGCAGCAGAAACTACAAGAAAAGCCTAATGTTTCAAAGAAAGAAAAAGTGCAGCAGAAACAACAAGAAAAGCCCTTGGCCTCTGCATTGAAATCGAAATCAGCTTGCAGCAACTGTTGGAACTGCAGCTTGAAAAGATTCTGCTGTTGTTGTTCAGA TTCGGAAGATGAAAGTAACGTTTCAGAGGAAGAAAAAGTGCAGGAGAAACTACAAGAAAAGCCTAATGTTTCAAAGAAAGAAGTGAAGCAGAAACAAGAAGAAAAGCCCTTGGCCTCTGCATTGAAATCGAAATCAGCTTGCAGCAACTGTTGCAACTGCAGCTTGAAAAGATTCTGCTGTTGTTGTTCAGA TTCGGAAGATGAAAGTAATGTTTCAGAGGAAGAAAAAGTGCAGCAGAAACAACAAGAAAAGCCCCTGGCCTCTGCATTGAAATCGAAATCAGCTTGCAGCAACTGTTGCTCCTGGTTCCCTTCGTGTCGATGGCGTTGGTGTTGCTCATTTAACCGTTGTAAAGGAAAATGCTGTTGTTGA
- the LOC108477096 gene encoding uncharacterized protein LOC108477096 isoform X2, translating into MDSDSINRKSKNSSKRVKFKDENGNSKHSSEDSGSSNDSDALSEILNSIEGTKSNGNSGIIKGSGNKNDVEIHKGPKDESGRSNRSEVAQGEIDRSKGDMSTENISSPTSSSSSSLSSPSSGSSTDDKSQADTQESGISGLTSGKSSSILKRTQNGSAGSTSNSQVPIVAQESALTQSPPIQVMDRGVEEYDPYRIPSAVFSVSKSSAPMDWSLASNDSLFSIKVGSTSFARDLIQNKETARGVEKPDDAVKDKTALTAEEPIVDKSLSIAPWNQPNISESRIGQCSFDFPVKNKSKKKCAWPSCSCSGCSWAFCYCSNYSCALCYCWNCSLKRFCCCCSDSEDESNVSEEEKVQQKLQEKPNVSKKEKVQQKQQEKPLASALKSKSACSNCWNCSLKRFCCCCSDSEDESNVSEEEKVQEKLQEKPNVSKKEVKQKQEEKPLASALKSKSACSNCCNCSLKRFCCCCSDSEDESNVSEEEKVQQKQQEKPLASALKSKSACSNCCSWFPSCRWRWCCSFNRCKGKCCC; encoded by the exons ATGGACTCTGATAGCATCAATAGAAAGAGTAAGAATTCAAGCAAACGTGTAAAATTTAAGGATGAAAATGGAAACAGTAAGCATTCAAGTGAAGATAGTGGAAGCAGTAATGATTCAGATGCCCTTTCAGAGATCCTAAATAGTATTGAAGGAACTAAAAGTAATGGCAATTCTGGAATTATTAAGGGCTCAGGAAACAAAAATGATGTTGAAATACACAAAGGGCCAAAAGATGAAAGTGGAAGAAGTAATCGATCAGAAGTAGCTCAAGGGGAGATTGATAGGTCTAAAGGTGATATGTCAACTGAAAATATTAGCTCGCCGACATCTTCGTCTTCATCATCATTGTCTTCACCTTCATCTGGTTCATCTACCGATGATAAGTCTCAAGCAGATACACAAGAATCAGGCATATCAGGATTAACTTCTGGCAAGAGCTCTTCCATATTAAAACGAACTCAAAATGGATCTGCAGGTTCAACATCTAATTCCCAAGTTCCCATTGTTGCACAAGAATCAGCATTGACACAATCCCCTCCAATCCAAGTAATGGATAGAGGGGTTGAAGAGTATGATCCGTATAGGATTCCGTCTGCTGTATTTTCTGTAAGTAAATCATCAGCACCTATGGATTGGAGTCTTGCTTCTAATGACTCATTGTTTAGCATTAAAGTAGGGAGCACTAGTTTCGCCAGAGATCTAATTCAAAACAAGGAAACTGCCCGTGGTGTGGAAAAGCCAG ATGATGCTGTTAAGGATAAAACAGCCCTTACTGCTGAAGAACCAATTGTTGACAAGTCACTGTCAATTGCGCCCTGGAATCAGCCCAATATTTCTGAAAGTAGAATTGGTCAATGCTCCTTTGACTTTCCAGT AAAAAACAAAAGCAAGAAGAAGTGTGCATGGCCATCATGCTCCTGTTCTGGTTGTAGCTGGGCTTTCTGCTACTGTTCTAATTATAGCTGCGCGTTGTGCTACTGTTGGAACTGCAGCTTGAAAAGATTCTGCTGTTGTTGTTCAGA TTCAGAAGATGAAAGTAATGTTTCAGAGGAAGAAAAAGTGCAGCAGAAACTACAAGAAAAGCCTAATGTTTCAAAGAAAGAAAAAGTGCAGCAGAAACAACAAGAAAAGCCCTTGGCCTCTGCATTGAAATCGAAATCAGCTTGCAGCAACTGTTGGAACTGCAGCTTGAAAAGATTCTGCTGTTGTTGTTCAGA TTCGGAAGATGAAAGTAACGTTTCAGAGGAAGAAAAAGTGCAGGAGAAACTACAAGAAAAGCCTAATGTTTCAAAGAAAGAAGTGAAGCAGAAACAAGAAGAAAAGCCCTTGGCCTCTGCATTGAAATCGAAATCAGCTTGCAGCAACTGTTGCAACTGCAGCTTGAAAAGATTCTGCTGTTGTTGTTCAGA TTCGGAAGATGAAAGTAATGTTTCAGAGGAAGAAAAAGTGCAGCAGAAACAACAAGAAAAGCCCCTGGCCTCTGCATTGAAATCGAAATCAGCTTGCAGCAACTGTTGCTCCTGGTTCCCTTCGTGTCGATGGCGTTGGTGTTGCTCATTTAACCGTTGTAAAGGAAAATGCTGTTGTTGA